One stretch of Oncorhynchus clarkii lewisi isolate Uvic-CL-2024 chromosome 1, UVic_Ocla_1.0, whole genome shotgun sequence DNA includes these proteins:
- the LOC139416287 gene encoding NADH dehydrogenase [ubiquinone] 1 alpha subcomplex subunit 9, mitochondrial-like → MAAAVLVSRPASVLPRFSSSCSPVVLSAIPLTVQQRKVHHAVIPRGKGGRSSSSGVAATVFGATGFLGRYVVNRLGRMGSQIVIPHRCDQYDLMYLRPMGDLGQIIFMEWDARNKDSIREALVHSNVVINLVGREWETKNYPFEDTYVSIPQQIAKATREAGITKLIHVSHLNADIRSPSKYLRNKAVGEMAVREEFPDAIIMKPAEMFGREDRFFNHFANMRWFGSAVPLISMGKKTVKQPVHVVDVAKAIINAIKDPDANGKTYALVGPNRYLLHDLVEYVYAVAHRPFVPYPLPRPLYHLVASFFAMNPFEPWTTPDKVDRFHTTDMKYPGLPGLEDLGIVPASVEQKAIEVLRRHRRFRFLEAELADTKPAKTVNY, encoded by the exons ATGGCGGCTGCTGTGCTCGTTAGCCGTCCTGCGAGTGTCCTTCCCAGGTTTTCTA GTTCCTGCTCCCCTGTGGTGCTGTCAGCCATCCCTTTGACAGTCCAGCAGAGGAAGGTCCACCATGCTGTCATCCCCAGAGGGAAAGGGGGGCGCTCCTCCTCCAGTGGGGTAGCAGCCACAGTCTTCGGAGCCACCGGCTTCCTGGGCAGATATGTTGTCAACCGCCTGG GTCGTATGGGTTCTCAGATTGTGATTCCTCACCGGTGTGACCAGTATGACCTCATGTACCTCAGGCCCATGGGGGATCTCGGCCAGATCATCTTTATG GAGTGGGATGCCAGGAACAAGGATTCTATCAGAGAGGCGTTGGTGCACTCCAATGTGGTTATCAACTTGGTGGGACGAGAGTGGGAGACGAA GAACTATCCCTTTGAGGACACCTATGTGAGCATCCCTCAGCAGATCGCCAAGGCCACCAGGGAGGCAGGCATCACAAAGCTGATCCACGTATCTCACCTCAACGCTGACATCCGCAGCCCCTCCAAATACCTTAGGAACAAG GCAGTAGGTGAGATGGCTGTGAGAGAAGAATTCCCTGATGCCATCATCATGAAGCCCGCTGAGATGTTTGGAAGGGAAGACAGATTCTTCAACCATTTTGCCA ACATGCGTTGGTTTGGGAGTGCCGTGCCTCTCATCTCCATGGGAAAGAAGACCGTGAAGCAGCCTGttcat GTGGTGGATGTGGCAAAGGCTATCATCAACGCCATCAAAGACCCTGATGCTAATGGCAAGACATATGCACTAGTCGG ACCTAACCGTTATCTCCTTCATGATCTGGTGGAGTATGTATATGCTGTGGCACACAGGCCCTTTGTGCCCTACCCACTACCACGCCCTCTCTATCA TCTTGTTGCAAGTTTCTTTGCAATGAACCCATTCGAGCCTTGGACAACTCCTGACAAAGTAGATCGG TTCCACACCACAGATATGAAGTATCCAGGGCTTCCTGGCTTGGAGGACCTGGGTATCGTCCCTGCCTCCGTAGAGCAGAAGGCCATTGAGGTCCTGCGTCGCCACCGCCGCTTCCGCTTCCTGGAGGCAGAGCTGGCCGATACCAAGCCGGCCAAGACAGTAAACTATTGA